In Methanoregula formicica SMSP, the DNA window TCCGTTTTGAGACCGAGCCGTCGGTATGGATGATGACATCATGTTCGTAGCGGGTGCCGCCGATCTCGACCCATCCGAATTCCGATCGCATGCAGATCCCTACGCGGGATACTCTCGGGTGCTAGGATATCAACCTTGCGACGCCGGAAGGCTCCCGGACACCGCGCCGGGAAAACGATTATCATTCAGCCTGCAAAATTGAACCGTGGTGGATGTTGTGCTGATTGGGATTATGTCCGATACCCATGACGAGATCGAACGGACAACGCGAGCCGTTGCCCTGTTCAACCGCGAGGGCGTGGGGCATGTGCTGCATGCCGGCGATTTCGTCTCGCCGTTCATGCGGGAGCCGCTCCGGGAACTCAAATCGCCGCTTACCGGGGTGTTTGGCAACAATGATGGCGACCGTTCGCTGATCGCAGAGAAGTTTTCGTCTGTGCCCGGGCTTACTATTGCCGGGACATTTGCACGGCTCGAGGCAGGCGGGATGCGGATCGGACTCCTGCACGGTAATGACCGCGTCCTCTTCGAGACGCTTGCAGGGTGCGGGAATCTTGACCTGCTCGTGTACGGCCATACTCACAAGCCCGAAGTCCGGAGAACCGGCTCCCTGCTCATCGTCAACCCCGGCGAAGTGTACGGGCACCTGACCGGGAAGAGCACGGTAGCGATCGTGGACACGGAGAAGCGGGTCGCAGAGATCGTGGAATTGTAAGAATCCCGGGCCTGTTCATACCCGCGGTTTTGGCCTGGCCATCACGATTTCTTCGTTTTTCCTTGTGCCGGTATTCTGTTGCACGCGCACCGGCTGGGTCTTCTCACAGTATTGAAAAATTTGCCGGGAATAGAGAAATTGTGGTCCTTTCAAACGATTTTTTTAGAGATTCTGATATTGTGAGATTTCTCTCAATCAGATATATTTATATATAAATCTGGTTAAATGAGGGAAACCTTTAGGGTACCCTGCATTCTATTCATCACTTGTCGTTACTGAAGAAGATGAGAAGGATGAAACAATTTTCTGCAGATGATGCGTTCACCGGCCTTGAGGCGGCTATCGTCCTGATTGCTTTTGTCGTTGTTGCCGCGGTGTTCTCGTATGTATTGCTTGGTGCAGGGTTCTACACCACCCAGACAGCACAGGAGACCGTGCATAACGGGGTTGTCCAGGCAAGTTCAAGCCTTGAGATCGTCGGAGATATCATGGCGATAGCGGAGGGGGCTGATCCGGCACGGCTTTCCTACATCAATACCTCGGTTGCCCTTACTGCCGGAGGCACTCCTATGGATCTTACCCAGATGGTCATATCATGCTCTGACAGCAATGGCGGCAGGAATCCCAGCATTGCCAACAACACCGACGTAAATTCCTGCGCTGATGTGTTTACCAATGCGGCTACGGTGGAAGATATGAGGTGGTGTGTTTCCGCGAAGTTCAACGATTTGAACCCCGAGTCTCCGAACAACCTGCTCGAGCCCAACGAGATCTGGATCCTCTCCATCGGTATGCCCCCGACGGCAACGCCGAATACCAAAGGAACAATCAACCTGCAGCCGGCAGTTGGTGCCGTTGTTCCCCTTTCAAGAACGCTGCCCGGCGCTTTCACAAAGGTTCAGGCAATTCATTAGTCTCCCTCATTTTTCTTTTGGCAATGCGCAACCCGCAACAGGATCATCACTTCGTTTCTGACCCGACCAGGCATACCTTAAAGAGATCGGACACAGTCAGTTTCCTGTATGCAAACGATCTCTCTCGTCTGCATGCTGCTCATCAGTGCTCTCCTCGCCTCAGGATGCACCATGTTGCCGGGCTACCACATCATCAGTGATACGCCCGATCCCGTCATCGGCCAGTGGATCAGTGGCGAACCTCCTCAGTCAGAGATGCATATCGTCTTTTACGAGAACCGTTCCTATCTCACGCAGAATTATTTCCTCAACCGCGGTGCGATCACTGAATATGGGACATGGACAAAAATTGAGCGGGGCTTCTATTCCGCACAATCGACTAGCGGCGGGATCACCA includes these proteins:
- a CDS encoding metallophosphoesterase translates to MVDVVLIGIMSDTHDEIERTTRAVALFNREGVGHVLHAGDFVSPFMREPLRELKSPLTGVFGNNDGDRSLIAEKFSSVPGLTIAGTFARLEAGGMRIGLLHGNDRVLFETLAGCGNLDLLVYGHTHKPEVRRTGSLLIVNPGEVYGHLTGKSTVAIVDTEKRVAEIVEL
- a CDS encoding archaellin/type IV pilin N-terminal domain-containing protein; this encodes MKQFSADDAFTGLEAAIVLIAFVVVAAVFSYVLLGAGFYTTQTAQETVHNGVVQASSSLEIVGDIMAIAEGADPARLSYINTSVALTAGGTPMDLTQMVISCSDSNGGRNPSIANNTDVNSCADVFTNAATVEDMRWCVSAKFNDLNPESPNNLLEPNEIWILSIGMPPTATPNTKGTINLQPAVGAVVPLSRTLPGAFTKVQAIH